The sequence below is a genomic window from Henriciella marina DSM 19595.
GAGATTGGCCAGAGCCTGTCGCAAAGCCTCAGCATGGTCGGCTACGAAAACATTGAGCTTCGGGCTGCCAGCATCAGCAATTACGACCCGGAAGCCGACATTGTCGAATTCGAAGCTGCCGACAACTATTTTGAACTGGTTGATGGCGCCCGCTTCTCCTATGGCGGTGAATTCATCGGTTACGCTGACTTCAATCAGCAGCTGATGGCTTCCATGGACATGGAAAACCTTTCGGAAGGCGACGAGCCAGACCCGATGGTGGTCCAGGAGGCTCTCGGCGCGCTTGAGATCGGCAAGTTTGAGCTGCGCATCACCGATGACAGCCTCGTTGACCGCGTCTTCAACGCAATCGCTACCCAGCAGGGCCAGGACCCTGAGCAGATGCGCAATCAGGTCGCGCAGATGATGGGTATGGCCCCGCTTATGGCGCAACAGTCCGGCATCGATACGGCGATCGCAACGGAGATCGGGACGGCGCTTTCCTCCTTCATCCAGGATCCGAAGACGCTGACCATCATGGTCGCGCCTGACGAGCCTCTTTCGATGGCGAGCCTCGCAGAGATGGAAGATCCAAGCATGATCACCAAGGATTATCTCGGCTTCTCGGCGACCAACGAATAGTCGGCGCACCAGACGACAAACGCATCAGGCGCGCCCTTTGAACTGAAGGGCGCGCCTTTTCTTTTGGCAAGCGAGAGCGCATATCTGGCGCCCATGAAACTTGCTTATTTTGGAGATGTCGTTGGTAAACCGGGCCGCGCTGCGGTGATGGATTACCTGCCCGGCCTGCGGCGTGACCTGCAGCTCGATTTCGTCGTGGTGAACGGTGAAAATGCGGCGGGCGGCTTCGGCCTGACCGAATCCATCGCGGGTGATTTCTTCAATGCGGGCGCTGACTGTCTTACCCTTGGCGATCATGCCTGGGACCAGCGCGAGGCAATGACATATATTGCGCGCGAACCACGCCTCCTTCGTCCTGCCAACTACCCTGCCGCCGCTGGTGCGCCCGGAAAAGGCGCACATGTCTTCGTGCTCAATGACGGCCGGAGGGTTGGCGTTGCCCAGCTGCAGGGCAATGTCTTCATGAAGCAACAGCTTGAAAACGCATTCCAGCATGCAGACCGCGTCCTCGACGATATGCCGCTCGGCCTCGCGGTCGATGCGATGATCGTCGACATCCATTGCGAAGCGACCAGCGAGAAAATGGCGATGGGCCATCATTGCGACGGGCGCGCCAGCCTTGTCGTTGGCAGCCACACGCACGTGCCCACAGCCGACATCATGATCCTTGAAGGCGGAACCGGCTATCAGACGGATGCCGGCATGTGCGGTGACTATGACAGCGTCATCGGCATGAAAAAGGAAAACTCGGTTCAACGCTTTGCGACCCAGCTGCCCGGAGACCGCTATGCGCCCGCGCTCGGCGAAGGCACGCTTTGCGGGGTCTATGTAGAGACAGACGACGCCACCGGCCTTGCAAAACGCATTGAGCCAATCCGCATTGGCGGGCGGCTGGCTGAAGCGATCCCCGCGAACTAGAGGCGCGAGGCCCTGGCCCAACGGCCTTTAGACTTGCTTGTCATTACAGGGCCCTGCATCCATAGCTTTAAAATTCGCGGTGGCTGCTTTATCCCCACGCCACTGACATCAGATCATTCCAGCTTTGCGAGGGTTTCATGGCCGGACATTCGAAATGGGCCAACATCCAGCACCGCAAGGGCGCGCAGGACAAGAAACGCGCTGCCCTCTTTGCGCGCCTGTCCAAGGAAATCACGATTGCGTCGAAACTCGGCGGACCCGACCCTGACGCCAATCCGCGCCTGCGCCTTGCGATAAACAATGCGCGCGGCCAGTCCATGCCCAAGGACAATATCAAGCGCGCGGTCGACAAGGGCCAGGGCGGCGCTGGCGAAGAATATTTCGACATCCGATATGAAGGCTTTGGCCCGGGCGGCGTTGGCATCATCGTCGAGGCCTCGACCGACAACAAGAACCGCGCAGCGAGCGAGATCCGGTCTGCCTTTTCAAAGAATGGCGGCAATCTCGGCGAGACAGGCTCTGTTTCCTTCGGCTTCGAACAGGTTGGCGAGATCCAGTACCCGGTCGAGGCTGGCGATGAGATGGAAGTCATGGAAGCGGCGATCGAAGCCGGTGCGACAGACGTCGAGACCGACGAAGAAAACCACTGGATTTATACAGAGCGCGAGGACCTTACAGATGTCGCCTCGACGCTTGAGGGCAAGTTCGGCGAGGTCGAAGCCAAGTCCACCCAGCTGATCTGGAAGCCGCAGAACAATGTGCCGGTCGAGGGCGATCATGCCGACACGCTGATGAAGCTGCTCGATGTTCTCGATGAGCTCGATGACGTCCAGAACGTCTATGACAACTCCGAGCTTTCGGACGCCGAAATCGAGCGTCTCTCCAGCTAGCGCTCACGGATTTACCTGAGAGGCCTCACGCAACTTCACCATTGCGTGAGGCCTGCAGTGCACGTCTCGAAATAGACAGTTCGGCCTCCATATTCCGGGCAAATCACACGTTTACCCCTGGGAATGCCCAATGAAATTTTCTCAAACCACAATCGTCGCCATTGCGGCTGGCACCCTCGCGGCCGGCGGCGCATTCGTCTGGAGCGCCATGGCCGAAGAAGCCAGCACCCTGCCGCCGCCAAGCGCGAATGTCCAAACCGCCATCTTCGCAGGCGGCTGTTTCTGGTGCACCGAAGCCGATTTCGACAAGCTCTCCGGCGTTGTCTCAACCGTTTCTGGCTATACGGGCGGCACAGTCGACGATCCGACCTACCGGCAGGTTACGCGGGGCGGGACGGGTCATTATGAAGCGGTCGAAGTCAGCTATGATCCAGCCAAGGTGAGCTATGAAGAGCTGGTCGACTACTACTTCCGTACCATCGACCCGACTGACCCCGACGGTCAGTTCTGCGACAAGGGCGCAAGCTATCGCACCGCCGTCTTCGTGGACGACGCTGAAGAGCGCGGCGTCGTCGAGGCCGAGATCAAGGAGATTGAGGACGCTGGAACGCTGCCAGCCCCGGTCGTCACCAAAGTGCTGGACGAGCAGACTTTCTGGCCCGCTGAGGATTATCACCAGAACTATTACCGTACGACGCCCGTAAAATATCGCTTCTACCGCAATAGTTGCGGGCGCGATGCGCGTCTGGAAGACCTCTGGGGCGACGCTGCAATGCGGCTGCCAGACAGCGCGGGCTAGCAGAGCTCACAGCCTTTCGGATCACGAATTTTAAAAAGCCCCGCAGTGCTGAAACTGCGGGGCTTTTCTGATTTTGAGGTAAGAGCTTGGCGTCTAGCGCTCGTCTTCTTCCTCATCGGCCGGGTCATCCAGCCGGAAGAGCCGTGGGCTCAGCCTGACATTCGTCTCGATATCCTGCAGCGCCACACGCGTGACCTGACGGTTCGCATCGAGGGCGCGCCAGCTCATCAGCTGGTAGCTCGCCGGATCGAAATAGAGCGTGACTTCGCCCTCTGCCTCGCCGGACCGGTCCTGCATCGTGATGGCAATCTCGCTTGGCGTCTTGCGCACATCGGTGACGCGGGCTTCGGTTTCGAAATCCAGCTCATCGTCGAGGATGAGCCCAAGCGGCGTCGATGCCAGCGGAACGCGGTCAACCGTTTCAAGGTCGCTGTCTTCCATCGCCACGGTCGTGCCATTTGCGACGATCAGGATCGGTGTCGGCTCGTCATAGTCGAACCGCATCCGTCCGGGGCGCTGAAGGGCAAAGTCACCTTCAGTGTACGCCCCATTCGGCGAGACCTGGGTGAACCGACCGCGCGCGGTCTCTGCTGCCGACAGCGACGCGGCCGCCGCCTTCAGGATGGCGCGCCGTTCGGTTGCTGAAACCGCATTGGAGTCGGCTGCCTGCTGAGCCGTTGGGGTCTTTTCGGCACGCGGCGGCACCGGATCTGGCGCAACGCCCGTCACAGGCACCTCTGCGCTGGTCTCCTGCGCAAGCACCAACTGGGCAGGTGCCGGGCTGGCGACCTGTGTCGCAGCTGCGGGCGCGCTTATTGCGCTGGCAGTACGCCAGGAAAGCTGCGGCTGGGCCGCAGCGGAAAAATCTGTTGTGAGCGCGAACGGACCGGCTCCGAAAGCGAGGATGGCCGTAAGCGTCGGGAATAGAGGCGTCATGCTCGTTCTCCTGTCTTGGCCATGAAACATAGGTCCCTGAGGGGCCGCAAAACAGGGCTGAATTAAGGTATTTCCGCCGCGTTTCGTTGTGCCCGGTTCAGGTCAGTACGCTCAGTCGGACGGCGTGTCCCGCGCCAGGATTTCTCGCTTGCCGGCATGATTGGGCGCGGAAATCACGCCTTCCTCTTCGAGCCGCTCGATCAGGGTCGCAGCCTTGTTATAGCCGATCTTCAAACGGCGCTGGATGTAGGAGGTCGAGGCGCGCTTGTCGCGAATGACGATCGCCATGGCCTGGGCATAGAGGTCATCATCGCCGTCACCGGTCGAAACACCCAGCATCGCATCCATGATGGCGCTGCCGGTTCCGCCTTCATCGGGCTCTTCCAGAATGTTTTCGTTATAGTCGGGTTCGCCCTGTTCTTTCAGCCAGCCAACCACGGTCTCAACCTCTTCATCCGACACGAACGGACCGTGTAGACGCTTTGTTTTCACGCCTGCCGCCTGATAGAGGAGGTCGCCCATACCCAGCAGCTGCTCAGCGCCCTGCTCGCCCAGAATGGTGCGCGAGTCGATTTTGGTTGTCACCATATAGGAAATCCGCGTCGGGAAGTTCGCTTTAATGGTGCCGGTGATGACATCGACGGATGGCCGCTGCGTCGCCGTGATGAGGTGAATGCCAGCTGCCCGCGCCATCTGCGCCAGTCGCTGGATACAGCCTTCGATCTCCTTGCCCGCAACCATCATCAGATCTGCCATCTCGTCGATGACGACGACGATGTTCGGAATATGCTCGATCGACAGGATTTCGGTTTCATAGGCAGGCTTGCCGCGCTCATCATAGCCAGTCTGGACCTTGCGGGTGAGCTGCTCACCCTTCTCGCGGTAGCGGGCCGCCTTCTCGTTAAAGCCTGCAAGATTACGGACGCCTGCCTTCGACATCAGCTCATAACGGCCTTCCATCTCCCGTACCGTCCATTGCAGGGCGTTCACTGCCTTTTTCGGGTCGGTCACGACAGGGGCCAGCAGATGCGGGATGCCCTCATAGATCGACAGCTCCAGCATCTTGGGGTCGATCATGATGAAACGGCACTGTTCCGGCGTCAGCCTGTAGATCAGCGACAGGATCATTGCATTGACCCCCACCGATTTACCCGAGCCGGTCGTGCCCGCGATCAAGAGGTGGGGCATCTTCGAAAGATCCACCACGGTCGGCGTACCGCCAATATCCTCGCCAAGCGCCATTGGAAGAGGTGACTTGTTGTTGGCGTAGGCCGACGCAGACAAGAGCGAGCGCAGGTACACGGTCTCGCGCTCATCATTCGGCAGTTCGATGCCGATGGCATTCTTTCCCGGAATGACGGCAACACGCGCCGACACAGCGCTCATCGAGCGGGCAATGTCATCGGCAAGTGAGATCACCCGCGCCGATTTGACCCCGGCAGCAGGCTCAAGCTCAAAAAGGGTGACGACCGGGCCAGGGCGTACTTCCTTAATCCGCCCGCGGACGCCAAACTCGCGCAGCACTTCGGCAAGCCTGTTCGCCTTGGTCAGGAGGCTGTCTTCGTCGATGGAACTGCGGCGTCCGGGCGGAACGCCGAGAAGGTCGAGAGCGGGAAGGCGGCTCGCGCGCTTGCGTTTGCCGCTCTTGGTCGTAATCGGTTCAGCCGGTTGAGGGGCCTGCCTTTGTGAAACTTT
It includes:
- a CDS encoding TIGR00282 family metallophosphoesterase, which gives rise to MKLAYFGDVVGKPGRAAVMDYLPGLRRDLQLDFVVVNGENAAGGFGLTESIAGDFFNAGADCLTLGDHAWDQREAMTYIAREPRLLRPANYPAAAGAPGKGAHVFVLNDGRRVGVAQLQGNVFMKQQLENAFQHADRVLDDMPLGLAVDAMIVDIHCEATSEKMAMGHHCDGRASLVVGSHTHVPTADIMILEGGTGYQTDAGMCGDYDSVIGMKKENSVQRFATQLPGDRYAPALGEGTLCGVYVETDDATGLAKRIEPIRIGGRLAEAIPAN
- a CDS encoding YebC/PmpR family DNA-binding transcriptional regulator, which gives rise to MAGHSKWANIQHRKGAQDKKRAALFARLSKEITIASKLGGPDPDANPRLRLAINNARGQSMPKDNIKRAVDKGQGGAGEEYFDIRYEGFGPGGVGIIVEASTDNKNRAASEIRSAFSKNGGNLGETGSVSFGFEQVGEIQYPVEAGDEMEVMEAAIEAGATDVETDEENHWIYTEREDLTDVASTLEGKFGEVEAKSTQLIWKPQNNVPVEGDHADTLMKLLDVLDELDDVQNVYDNSELSDAEIERLSS
- the msrA gene encoding peptide-methionine (S)-S-oxide reductase MsrA, which codes for MKFSQTTIVAIAAGTLAAGGAFVWSAMAEEASTLPPPSANVQTAIFAGGCFWCTEADFDKLSGVVSTVSGYTGGTVDDPTYRQVTRGGTGHYEAVEVSYDPAKVSYEELVDYYFRTIDPTDPDGQFCDKGASYRTAVFVDDAEERGVVEAEIKEIEDAGTLPAPVVTKVLDEQTFWPAEDYHQNYYRTTPVKYRFYRNSCGRDARLEDLWGDAAMRLPDSAG
- a CDS encoding LolA family protein; amino-acid sequence: MTPLFPTLTAILAFGAGPFALTTDFSAAAQPQLSWRTASAISAPAAATQVASPAPAQLVLAQETSAEVPVTGVAPDPVPPRAEKTPTAQQAADSNAVSATERRAILKAAAASLSAAETARGRFTQVSPNGAYTEGDFALQRPGRMRFDYDEPTPILIVANGTTVAMEDSDLETVDRVPLASTPLGLILDDELDFETEARVTDVRKTPSEIAITMQDRSGEAEGEVTLYFDPASYQLMSWRALDANRQVTRVALQDIETNVRLSPRLFRLDDPADEEEDER
- a CDS encoding FtsK/SpoIIIE family DNA translocase, which translates into the protein MATTTAETPSAANREVSDPAWRILTGTAAFALGVLICGSVGTHQPTDPSLNAATALEVSNLFGNTGAILADLALQTFGFAAWMAGLCLMIGGAMRAVLIGAPRIRRWMFGAAFIPVLAAMLSAFPVPASWPFWTGMGGLVGDSLFSLVVVPFKALLLPAPAFLAGLALGIGAFLLGAAALGFRRGDAGLIQSAASSSGRRAMGRVGSAANGIGRLFGGLFSGRRSGQEEPEAYGHDDRMADLGAAPQFDDEDGYEEEEDDLPLAVTKPKVSQRQAPQPAEPITTKSGKRKRASRLPALDLLGVPPGRRSSIDEDSLLTKANRLAEVLREFGVRGRIKEVRPGPVVTLFELEPAAGVKSARVISLADDIARSMSAVSARVAVIPGKNAIGIELPNDERETVYLRSLLSASAYANNKSPLPMALGEDIGGTPTVVDLSKMPHLLIAGTTGSGKSVGVNAMILSLIYRLTPEQCRFIMIDPKMLELSIYEGIPHLLAPVVTDPKKAVNALQWTVREMEGRYELMSKAGVRNLAGFNEKAARYREKGEQLTRKVQTGYDERGKPAYETEILSIEHIPNIVVVIDEMADLMMVAGKEIEGCIQRLAQMARAAGIHLITATQRPSVDVITGTIKANFPTRISYMVTTKIDSRTILGEQGAEQLLGMGDLLYQAAGVKTKRLHGPFVSDEEVETVVGWLKEQGEPDYNENILEEPDEGGTGSAIMDAMLGVSTGDGDDDLYAQAMAIVIRDKRASTSYIQRRLKIGYNKAATLIERLEEEGVISAPNHAGKREILARDTPSD